In Globicephala melas chromosome 20, mGloMel1.2, whole genome shotgun sequence, the genomic window tgagggaaggggatgaaaaaagaggAGTGGAATAAAATATGGCCCCAAAtcacttatctttttttaaagtactttaatataaaattggttttctacacagaaaaaaatacacagagaatATCACTTTCAGGTAGATTATAGGCCTAAAAGTGAAACACAAAATTAAAGTTTGAACTTTGGAAGACATTCATAGGAAATTATATTTACCTTAATGTACGGAAAGATTTGTTAAGacctaaaaattaaaagattaattttaattcaactacatttaaataaaaaataataaagccctATAGCCTCATTGTTCAAGAAGAGAGCTATAGTAATTCCCAAGTCTCTAGAACTGAAGTTTTAAATAAGTGATTTAATAGTTGAATAATCTTTTGGAGGCTTTAGTGGTTAGTTTTTGCCCAAACTAATTGGGAAAAGAGTCCAGTcggatttatttatatttctgtccCAGACTCTCCGTCCCTTGCCCTGGTCTCTTTAAGCAGGGGACATATCCCCGAGAGGACCATAACACCAAGAGAATTGGACAAcacattgaaaatatatatatatatatatatatatatatatatatatatatatatatgtatctttacttttaaaggggatgaataaaattttaaataaacatgaatTAATGCACTCTGTTCAGCAGCACTGCTTGGGGCAAAAGCTCCTTATCCATATTGCCAGGGTTTTTTTGCCTCACAGGATTGGCCAGCTCAGCTCAGCAGGGAAGGCTGTGTCTCAGGGATTCCAACAACTTGCTGTTGAGCAGAAAGAAACGTGAGCCTGGGGGCTGCTTGGCTCCTCCCCAGGCGTAGGAGGACACATGACGATTTGGCTCTTCACCTGAAGCCTGGTGAAGCAGCTGAGGATGTTAACAAGGCTTCTGGTGAGCACAGGACCCCAGAGAACCAGGCTggcaccagtctcctcctctTGCAGCAGGGCACCCCTGGGCCTAGGTCAGAACCAGGTAGTAGCCATCTGGATTCTGCACtgaaagcagtaaaaaaaaaaagaaagggcaccACCGGGATGAGACGGGCCCCAACCACCACTAACTACTGTGCTGCTTCTGAACCTCCAAGCGGCCTGCAGCGCCTCTGCCACACCTGAGTGTTCTTCCAGCCCCACCCTGGATCCAGCGCTTTAGGAAGCCTCCCTGGGGAccggagcacagaggagggataGAGGGCAGGCATCTGAATAACCAGGACCACGAGCCAGCTGATCGGAAATGCTGATCAGAAGTGCTCTGCTCCAGGTGGTGTCCAGCAAGCACCTGCCCTTCTGACTTGtatgacggggggggggggggggggggggtgcgggaaGAGGGGTAGgggcctttccttcccttctgatAAGCTCCCTGAAACTAGGGCATGAGAGTGCGTTTATTCAGTTCCTTCTTCCTGAGCAATAAATGGCTGTCTCTTAGCTGTATGACCCTGTCCCTTTGACACAAAGCTGGTGTTGAGCAGATGTTTACCCCTTGATTGGGACACAGCACCCGCAACACACCTTCAAGGAACCTTTTAATCTCATTTAGGAGACAGTATTATAAACAGTCTTACCCTTTCTAGGGCCTGTGAGACACACGCCTCTCCCTCTCAAAGCCCTACCTTTCTTCACCACAGCCACAAAGTACGACTCATCCTCAAGATTCTGAACCACCTGCAAGGGAGAGGGGTCACTAAGATGATTCTGTTCTTAGAACCAAACGGAATAAGCtaggacagggagagggagactGGGCCTGGTGTTGGGAGAATGATCCAGGCCTTTGTGGGGCCTTGCAGGGAACCGCTCCCGATTTACCTGGTCACTGAGGAGAATGAGGATGCCCCCAGGGCCCTGGTGGAAGAGCCGATGGATCTGATTGGCTGGGAGGGCCAGCAGTTCAGCCAGTTTCCCCATGAGCTCTACAGCACTGAGTTCATCCAGAGAGATCTCTTGATAAAAGCCTGGGGGTGTGGGCAGCACAGGGGCAGGAGTCAGTGGGGGCTGCGGCCCAGAGGGAGCCCCAGATatcaggagaaaggagaagacaaGGCGACAGGCTCATTGGGAGGGCCCGGgtcagggaagaaggaaaaaaccttaCAAATCCTCTTCATTTTCACCTCCTATTCCTCACCTTTGGGGAGGCCTAGGCTGAGAGGAACCCCCAGTTTAAAGAAGAGATGGGACACCGAATGATAGAATGACAGAATCAGATGGAGTCAGAGTATAGAGCATGGAGGAATAAACCCAGGGAGTCATCCTGAAAGAAGACTAATCTAGTCATGGAAGATGAGAATGCCAAGGGCATCCTGGGTCCCAGGAATGGCGGAGCatcaccccttccccagcccagaaGAGGTTTCAtgcaaccacacctgagtttctCGTCTTCTGAAGAGGCCAGAACCTCACCTGAGTCAGGGTTCTTAGGAACCTCGTTCTCTTGCCTAGAGGCCTCCTGAGCGACATATAAGGTCAGCCGGTGACGCATGGGCCTGGGCCAGGAAAATAGTCTACATTCATACCTGAACTAACAGGTTCCAGTTTTAGCCCCCATCCCTGGGAGAAACCCTGCGTCCTCCCAGGTCTCTACGGATAGGGGGTCACCAAACTTTTCTTAGGTATTTAGTGAATGCTGGACCCTAGGGGAGAGAAGATGAGAAGAATCCATCTCTGTCCCCAGAAACTGAGTGATGCAGATGGGCTGGCCACAGGAAGAAGTCACAGGAGCCTAACTTTTAAGCCCAATTCTGCTAGCCTTgttgctctgtgacctcaggcaggtcgCTGTCCTTTGGGCCtgagtttcttcctttgtaaaaagAGAGAAGTGGGGCTAAGTGGTCTTTTGGGAGCCTTTGGCTTGAACAGTCTATGAAACGTGAGTGTCAGCTGAGTTGGTAAGTGCCACTACAGTGGGAAGGGGACCCTGGTTGGCAGTGCCCAGCACCTGGCTCTTAGAGTATTGAAAAGGCGGATCCCGTCGGCAGCTCCACAGATCTGGATAAGGTCCTGGCGGGTAAGCTTCAGCAGATCAGTGCCTGCAGAGTCAGACAGGGCTAGATTAGGGGAAGAGAGCACTGGGATCAAGGGTGGCAAGGGATACAATCCAACATTAGTCTACAAATAGCCCTCGTATGCCCAGGCATGGGAACcagacttggattcaaatcccacctctgccacttgctagctgtgtgtccttgggtaagttatttaacctctctgagccctgtcCTCAGGGGTAGTGTATAAA contains:
- the LOC132594330 gene encoding transcription factor CP2-like protein 1, whose product is MFPLHLVLSPWVHGVIWTALFIPQDLNPGASILETQQWLHRHRFSNYCRSLANFTGTDLLKLTRQDLIQICGAADGIRLFNTLRARPMRHRLTLYVAQEASRQENEVPKNPDSGFYQEISLDELSAVELMGKLAELLALPANQIHRLFHQGPGGILILLSDQVVQNLEDESYFVAVVKKVQNPDGYYLVLT